ACTGTAAGCACTTTAAAAGGAGATTTTTTTGAGTTCGTTGTTGATGGAGGGAGTTTAAGAATTCAAGGCGAATTGAATAAGAAAAAGAACTTGTTTAAGCCTTTTAAAGCAACATCAGTAGGTAGTTCGATAATAAGTGTGTCAGGAAAGCTAAATACCGAAATAGTGGCTAATGAATTAGATAAAAATCTAAAGAAAAAGTTCAAAAAACTTACAACATTGTCATTAGATTCGGTTATTAATAGATGGAACGGAGTAGTTGAGGGGAATCTTACTTCTTTTATAGAGAAATCAGATACCATTGTAACTTATGAGTATGATGATGATTTTAATAAGATAGAAAAAAAGGAAATTCAGAATACAATTACCCCTGAGGTAACTTTAGAGTTGCAAGGAGAAGATTTATGTAACTATCTAAAAGAAAAGGAAGTGATAAAGAGGGTTGAGAATGAAGATTTATTAACATTAATGCCTTTGTTTACTACTTATAGCTTTTGTGAAGAAAACGGCTTAAAATTTGCTTCCGTAAAGAGGAAAAAGTTAGCCAAAGAAACCGATGGAAGTAATAAGTTTTATCTCCTGTTTAATGTTGCTGACTATCAACAAAAAGACAGGGGTATTTATTCTTTTAAAAGCGAATACCTGGATAAAGTAAATACAATACAACTGTTGGTAACTAATAACAATCAGTTAAAAGGAACTGTAGAGTTAAAAGACACTTCAAAAAACTTTTTCTTACAACTATTAAATTAATATAAAGCAAAGGCAGCAAACGAGATAGCAATAGATCCTAGCATTGCTAGTATAAAAAACATAGTGTTAGCTAGTGTGTACTTTATAAATGTCTTAAAATACCCCTGATTGTAAAATCTTTTCATGGCTATAAATAAATAAATCATGAAGAGTAGTAAGAAAACAGGCAGGAAGCTGCTAGAGTGTTTAAAAAAGTCTATAATATAAAAAATAGAAAACAGCAGAAAGAGTACGGTTTGTACATGAAATACAAAAACAAGATGTTCTACATATGTATACCTCCTTCTAAGGTAAATAAACTTTAAAAATAAAGTGAATATAGGTAGAAGTATAAATAGTGCGATAGAAGCATACGATAGTATTTGACGGAAAAACTTTTTTGTTTCATCTTTGTTTAAAAAGACTGAGTTAAAAACTTTTGCACGTGAATACCAAAAGCGATTGCTGAAATTTTTCTCCAATTTCAGGCTGTCCAAAGCAGCGTCAATTGGTACTTTAGGATGCGTCTTTTGAAATTTCATAAATTTTACGAGCCCGAAAGAATCATTAGAGTTAGCTTTGATTAGTTTTTGTTCAGAATTATATGAAGCTGATGTGGAATCAAGTTTGGTAAGTGTCTTTTTAGCTTCTATAGAGTCTTGTTCTTCAAGTTGTTTGAAAACTACATCTTGAATAGAGTCAAGATCTACTTCAATAGCATCGCTATTGTCATTGTTTAAATTAATTTGAGAATTAATACTCGAAGATTTACCAATTCTTAATTCTTCAAATTTCTTATAGTTATCAGTTAAACTTATAATTAAAAAAAAGATAATAGAAGTAGCTAAATAAAACCGAAACGGATTGGTATATCTTACTCTTTTGCCTTCGATGTAGTCTTTTGAAACTTTACCAGGGTTTATTAATAAAGGGATAAGTGTTCGCCAAAATTTAGTGTCTAAGGAAAAGAAACCAGCAAAAAGCTCACGAAGAAAAACGCTTAGAGTAATTTTTTTTCCTCTATTTTTTTGCCCACATTCAGGGCAAAATTTTTCATTATTAGTAAAAGGATGTCCACAGTTTAAACAGTTAGCATCTCTTACAACTGGAACTTTATTTTTTTTAATCATTAGTTTAAAATAGCAGTAGTGGTTAGTTGAAAAGTAGGAATAATTACTAAAAATTCTTCAAGTGTTTCTATGTTAATCATTTTATAGTTTCCACCCATAGCGCCTATGGTAGAGAGTAAAAAACAATTAGATCTGTAATTATAAATATCGTTAGGTTTTAAAGTTGGTGTTTCTCCAACAACACCTTCGCCTTCTACATATTCAGTGTTGTTAAGAGCATCAAAAATAACCCAAAAACGCTCTAGTAGCTTTACGGTGTCTTTCGATTTATTTTCTATAGAAATATAATAACTAAAAGCATAGTACTGTCGATGTCCTCTGTATACAGAGCCTCTAAAAGATGTTTTTACAGAGATTTTAATGCCTTTTGTTACTTGTTGAAACATATGATAAAGATAGTTCTTTTTCAGTTTTTAGTCAATGTTTCTATGTATACCTTACCTGTTTTGATTAAAAAAAACATAACCTACACCAATTACTCTGTCATAAATTTCACCAAAAGGCTTATAGTAAACAATTACAGTGTACTCATTTTCGGTTTGGTAAAAAGAACCGTCAATTTCATGTAGGTCAATGCTTTTGTTGCTGTCTAAAGTAACATAACTGTAGTTATAAAAGCCTTGCTTAAAAGGAAGTGTAGCTTTGTAAATTCTCTGAGAGGAATCGTAAATCATTTTGTTTTCTTCAGACAGTTCGTAATTGTTAAATGCACCATACACATAAACATCTTTGTTATCGTAAGGTTCAAAAACTTCTAAAGAAAAATGAACTAAAGAATAATCAGCTTCGGTATTATCTCTATCGTCAAGAACATCGCGTTCTGTGGTTCTTACAACAAATTGTCCATTGATGTCAGGGTTGTAAGTGTATGTTTTATCAGTACGAGGCTCGTCAGTGTAAAGATAGCTGTGGTATAAGTCTTTGCGTTCTACTCTAGCAACATTTAAACTAGAGTTTCGTATAAATTTTGTGTCAAAATTTAAAAACTCGTTTCCACCCCAAAAATTAGTTTTTATAGTGTGATTGTATAATAATTGCTGAGGTTTAATAAATATAGGTTGGAGATTGGTAATAGCAGTATTCCAATTATGGTTTTGAAATAATGCAACATTAATTTCTTGTGACGGCGTATTGATTTGTAACCCCGGGTGATTAACAGAAAATTGAACGGTTTGTTGTTGGTTGGTTGTTGCTGCGTTTCTACTTCTAAAAGCAGCAACACCAACAGTAGTAATATCTTCGTAAAACACACAGCGTCTGGTAAAAACAACTTCGTAGTTTTCGTCTATAACAGAAATTAGATAATTACCACTTTTGGTGATAATTGTATTTTGATTTGGGATTTCTACAGAGTAGTGTGTGTAAGGTTGAAGTGTGTTAAAAGAATTGTTGAAATTGATAATCTCGTTTTGTTCAAAACCCTCAATATATTGGTTGCTTGTCATTGAGCTAGGCTTCCAGTCATGAGTCATGTGCTCAATTTTATATTGGTACTGTTTACTGTCAGCGTCTAAATCGTCAAAAGACAATTTTAAAACATCACCTAAACGAGTAATTGGAGCATAAAAATTGGGGTTATTTTTAGGTCGTAATTGTATAGTCTTTATGTTTTGAGCAAAGGTCGAAACAACTAATAAAAAGGCAATTAAGGATAGTTCTTTTTTTATCATGATGTAACAAAAGTATCAAAATATAAGCCAAAGACAAGGTTTTTATTTAGAATAAATATAAATAATAAGGTTTCGTAAAGATAAAAATGTTTTTGTTCTGCAAAGGGATTCAAAATTTTTAAATTTGCGTGTTTTTTAAGAAAATCAAATTAATCAGTTCCTATGTCAAAAGACATCCGTATTAAGAAAGGCTTGGATATCAAGCTAGTTGGCGAGGCAGAACAGGTAACTACCGAACTTCAATTAGGTAGTGTGTTTGCAGTAAAGCCAGATGATTTTCACGGCGTTATTCCTAAAATTTTAGCAAAAGAAGGTACAGAAGTAAAAGCAGGTGAAGCACTTTTTTATTCAAAAAGTGATGAGCGTATTTTATTCCCTAGTCCTGTTAGTGGTAAAGTTACAGAAATCGTTCGTGGAGCACGAAGAAAAGTTTTAGCAATTAAAATCACTGCTGATGCACAGCAGGAATACAAAGATTTTGGTAAGAAAGATGTAGACGCAATGTCTGGGGAAGAGGTGAAAAACCACTTGTTTGCTTCAGGTTGTTGGCCGTTTGTAAAACAACGTCCGTACGACGTGGTTGCAAACCCTAATCAAGCACCAAAAGCAATTTTTGTATCAGCCTATGCAAGTGCACCTTTAGCAGCCGATTATGATTATGCGTTAAAAGGCAAAGAAGCAGAATTACAAGCAGCTTTAACAGCGTTAACAAAATTAACAGCAGGTAAAGTACATGTTTCTGTAGCTAAAAACTCAACACTATCACCGTTTAAAGATGTGAAAGGAGTTGAGCTACATAAAGTTTCAGGGCCACACCCAGTAGGGAATGTAAGTACTCAAATAGCACAAATTGATCCTATTAACAAAGGAGAAGTTGTGTGGGTAGTTACACCTCAAGACTTAGTGGTAATAGGAGAGTTGTTATTAACTGGAAAGTTTAATGTTACTCGTACAATTGCATTAGCAGGATCTAAGTTTAACAAACCACAGTACGTAACTGCAAAAGCAGGAGCGCAAATTGCTGATGTTGTTAAAGGAAATTTAGACGCTAATAATGCTCGTGTAATTAGTGGAAATGTTTTAAGTGGTTTAGAAGTTAAAGAAGATGGTTTCTTAGGATACTACGATAACTTAATTACAGCTATCCCAGAAGGAGATGACTATGAATTATTTGGGTGGAATAAGCCAGTTTTTAATAAAATATCTACTTCTAGAGCATTAACTTTTTCTTGGTTAAACCCAAAGAAAAAATATGACTTAGATACGAATACTAACGGAGAGCATAGAGCATTTGTAGTAACAGGTTCTTATGAAGAAATTTTTCCGTTAGATATCTATCCGATGCAATTATTAAAAGCTTGTATGTATAAAGATCTTGACGAAATGGAAGGATTAGGAGCTTACGAAATTGCACCAGAAGATTTTGCGTTAACAGAATTTATTTGTGTGTCGAAACAACCTCACCAAAAAATAATTCGTGAAGGATTAGATTTAATGAGAGAAGAATTAGGATAAGATATGGGCTTAAAACAAAACTTACATAATTTAAAAAAGAAGTATGAAGGAACTAAAATAGCTCCGCTATTTAATGGTTTTCATACATTTTTATATATGCCGAATGAGACTACTCATGGAGGAACTCATATTAAGTCGGCAGATGATCTTAAACGTACAATGAATACAGTAATCATGGCATTAGTTCCATGTTTAATATTTGGTATGTTTAATGCAGGATATCAGCATAATCTTCAAATAGAAGCCGTTTCAAACGCAACTGGTTTCTTTTCTGGAGAATTTTGGAATATGGATAACTTACTAATCGGTTTAGTTAAAATATTACCATTAGTAATTGTATCGTATGTTGTTGGTTTAGCAATAGAATTTATTTTTTGTATAATCAAAGGACATGAGATAGAAGAAGGATACTTAGTAACAGGAATGTTAGTTCCGTTAATCGTACCTGTAGATTTACCATTGTGGATGTTAGCAGTAGCGGTAGCATTTGGAGTAGTAATTGGTAAAGAAGTATTTGGAGGAACTGGGATGAATATCTTAAACCCAGCCTTAACAATTCGTGCATTCTTATTCTTCGCATATCCAACATGGATGTCTGGAGATAAAGTATGGGTTCAAGGAGCTGTAGAAGCTGCTGGAACAGCTGATGCTATTTCAGGAGAAACAATCTTAGGAAGTTTAGCACAGTCACAACCATTAAACTATTCAGTTTCTGATATGTTCTTTGGGTTTATTCCAGGTTCAGTAGGAGAAACATCAACATTATTAATTTTATTAGGAGCTTTATTCTTGATCTTTACAAAGATTGGAAGCTGGAGAATTATGTTATCTTCA
The nucleotide sequence above comes from Tenacibaculum singaporense. Encoded proteins:
- a CDS encoding NADH:ubiquinone reductase (Na(+)-transporting) subunit B, with the translated sequence MGLKQNLHNLKKKYEGTKIAPLFNGFHTFLYMPNETTHGGTHIKSADDLKRTMNTVIMALVPCLIFGMFNAGYQHNLQIEAVSNATGFFSGEFWNMDNLLIGLVKILPLVIVSYVVGLAIEFIFCIIKGHEIEEGYLVTGMLVPLIVPVDLPLWMLAVAVAFGVVIGKEVFGGTGMNILNPALTIRAFLFFAYPTWMSGDKVWVQGAVEAAGTADAISGETILGSLAQSQPLNYSVSDMFFGFIPGSVGETSTLLILLGALFLIFTKIGSWRIMLSSVIGALVMGFIFNQVVDMGWVGETSKFYGLMSLDFWKHLLIGGFAFGAVYMATDPVTASQTNKGKWIYGFLIGFISIMIRVFNPAYPEGVMLAILLMNVFAPTIDHYVVQGNVKRRLKRLKAKTA
- a CDS encoding DUF3667 domain-containing protein, with protein sequence MIKKNKVPVVRDANCLNCGHPFTNNEKFCPECGQKNRGKKITLSVFLRELFAGFFSLDTKFWRTLIPLLINPGKVSKDYIEGKRVRYTNPFRFYLATSIIFFLIISLTDNYKKFEELRIGKSSSINSQINLNNDNSDAIEVDLDSIQDVVFKQLEEQDSIEAKKTLTKLDSTSASYNSEQKLIKANSNDSFGLVKFMKFQKTHPKVPIDAALDSLKLEKNFSNRFWYSRAKVFNSVFLNKDETKKFFRQILSYASIALFILLPIFTLFLKFIYLRRRYTYVEHLVFVFHVQTVLFLLFSIFYIIDFFKHSSSFLPVFLLLFMIYLFIAMKRFYNQGYFKTFIKYTLANTMFFILAMLGSIAISFAAFALY
- the apaG gene encoding Co2+/Mg2+ efflux protein ApaG; the encoded protein is MFQQVTKGIKISVKTSFRGSVYRGHRQYYAFSYYISIENKSKDTVKLLERFWVIFDALNNTEYVEGEGVVGETPTLKPNDIYNYRSNCFLLSTIGAMGGNYKMINIETLEEFLVIIPTFQLTTTAILN
- a CDS encoding Na(+)-translocating NADH-quinone reductase subunit A: MSKDIRIKKGLDIKLVGEAEQVTTELQLGSVFAVKPDDFHGVIPKILAKEGTEVKAGEALFYSKSDERILFPSPVSGKVTEIVRGARRKVLAIKITADAQQEYKDFGKKDVDAMSGEEVKNHLFASGCWPFVKQRPYDVVANPNQAPKAIFVSAYASAPLAADYDYALKGKEAELQAALTALTKLTAGKVHVSVAKNSTLSPFKDVKGVELHKVSGPHPVGNVSTQIAQIDPINKGEVVWVVTPQDLVVIGELLLTGKFNVTRTIALAGSKFNKPQYVTAKAGAQIADVVKGNLDANNARVISGNVLSGLEVKEDGFLGYYDNLITAIPEGDDYELFGWNKPVFNKISTSRALTFSWLNPKKKYDLDTNTNGEHRAFVVTGSYEEIFPLDIYPMQLLKACMYKDLDEMEGLGAYEIAPEDFALTEFICVSKQPHQKIIREGLDLMREELG
- a CDS encoding type IX secretion system plug protein, whose product is MIKKELSLIAFLLVVSTFAQNIKTIQLRPKNNPNFYAPITRLGDVLKLSFDDLDADSKQYQYKIEHMTHDWKPSSMTSNQYIEGFEQNEIINFNNSFNTLQPYTHYSVEIPNQNTIITKSGNYLISVIDENYEVVFTRRCVFYEDITTVGVAAFRSRNAATTNQQQTVQFSVNHPGLQINTPSQEINVALFQNHNWNTAITNLQPIFIKPQQLLYNHTIKTNFWGGNEFLNFDTKFIRNSSLNVARVERKDLYHSYLYTDEPRTDKTYTYNPDINGQFVVRTTERDVLDDRDNTEADYSLVHFSLEVFEPYDNKDVYVYGAFNNYELSEENKMIYDSSQRIYKATLPFKQGFYNYSYVTLDSNKSIDLHEIDGSFYQTENEYTVIVYYKPFGEIYDRVIGVGYVFFNQNR